In the genome of Gammaproteobacteria bacterium, the window TCCTTGGCGTCTTGGCGGTTCAAAAACTCTTGGCGTCCTTGGCGTCTTGGCGGTTCAAAAAAGGTTGGTACGCGTGGCGTCTTGGCGGTTCCCATGTTCATATCGCCACCCCCACGATGCGCACTTCGGGGATCAGCCGGACACCCTGTTCGCGTTCCACGGTGTCGCGCACTGATTCGATCAGTGCCTCGATGTCGGCGGCGCGGGCCCCGCCGGTGTTGACGATGAAGTTGGCGTGCTTCTCGGACACACAGGCCTGGCCGATGCAGCGGCCCTTCAGGCCGCAGGCCTCGATGAGTCGTGCGGCGTGGTCACCAGGCGGGTTGCGAAACACCGATCCGCAGCTCGGCTGCTGGGTCGGCTGGGTCGCGCCACGGCGCTCCAGCAGTTGCCGGATGCGTGCCTGCGCGACCGCGCTGTCACCGGGTTCGAAGCGCAGGTGTGCGGCAACAAACCATTCGTCGGCCGGCCCGCGCACATGCCGGTAGCCGATCTCGTACTCCTCGGGGCCACGCACCCGTCGCTCGCCGTGGCGGTCGATGGTCTCGATGGCAGTTACGTACTGCCAGGTCTCGCCGCCGAAGGCCCCGGCGTTCATCGCCAGCGCGCCACCCATACTGCCGGGGATACCGGCCAGGAACTCACCACCGGTCAGACCGTGTCGTGCCATGCCGCGCGCGACCTTGGCGCAGGCCACACCCGCCTCGGCGCGCAGTGTGCGTGCATCGAGTGGGTGCAGCGCACCCAGGCCGCTGAAGGTCGAGATGACCGTGCCGGGAAAGCCACCGTCGCGGACCAGCAGGTTGCTGCCCAGGCCGATCCACAGCAACGGCTCGTCGTCGGGCAGGCCGGCGAGAAAGCCCGCCAGATCGTCGCCATCGGCCGGCGTGTAGAAGCGCCGCGCCGGACCGCCCGCGCGCCAGCTGGTGTGGCGGGCAAGCGGTTCGCCATACCGCAATTCGCCGCGCTGCCGTGGACTGTTCATGGCCGCCATCATCCCCGCATCCGCTCCCGTCGCTGTTTCGAGGGTCGGGGCAGGCGCGTGGCGTGTGCCGTGCCAGTCACCTTGCGGGGCGCCGGCAGCCACC includes:
- the murB gene encoding UDP-N-acetylmuramate dehydrogenase: MMAAMNSPRQRGELRYGEPLARHTSWRAGGPARRFYTPADGDDLAGFLAGLPDDEPLLWIGLGSNLLVRDGGFPGTVISTFSGLGALHPLDARTLRAEAGVACAKVARGMARHGLTGGEFLAGIPGSMGGALAMNAGAFGGETWQYVTAIETIDRHGERRVRGPEEYEIGYRHVRGPADEWFVAAHLRFEPGDSAVAQARIRQLLERRGATQPTQQPSCGSVFRNPPGDHAARLIEACGLKGRCIGQACVSEKHANFIVNTGGARAADIEALIESVRDTVEREQGVRLIPEVRIVGVAI